In a genomic window of Melitaea cinxia chromosome 27, ilMelCinx1.1, whole genome shotgun sequence:
- the LOC123667181 gene encoding uncharacterized protein LOC123667181: protein MVSNKRSAHPMSPNDGTAMLFADELKQIVERYMFGICPQPYKSRWSQMVSKKNSTTPACDLDADQQDLAGRLATLALRAHSVSRTDCSRFGAALANTLGELARTASNRHGLAVAAANEKKRKLSKSQKAKIAAKQRTALAVKKKAAALAAAAAAKMAA from the exons ATGGTGTcaaacaagcgttcggctcacccgatg AGTCCGAACGACGGCACAGCGATGCTATTTGCAGATGAATTGAAGCAGATAGTCGAGAGGTACATGTTCGGGATATGTCCACAGCCTTATAAg TCGCGTTGGTCGCAGATGGTGAGCAAGAAGAACAGTACCACGCCCGCGTGTGATCTCGACGCCGACCAGCAGGACCTCGCGGGCAG GCTAGCGACACTAGCGCTCCGAGCGCACAGCGTGTCCCGGACAGACTGTTCTCGGTTCGGGGCCGCGCTCGCGAACACGCTCGGCGAGCTCGCAAGAACAGCCTCCAACAGGCACGGCCTGGCTGTTG cAGCGGCGAATGAGAAAAAACGTAAGTTATCGAAAAGTCAGAAAGCGAAAATCGCAGCGAAACAGCGGACAGCGCTCGCTGTCAAAAAGAAGGCAGCCGCCCTCGCCGCAGCGGCCGCTGCCAAGATGGCCGCCTAG